A region from the Silene latifolia isolate original U9 population chromosome 7, ASM4854445v1, whole genome shotgun sequence genome encodes:
- the LOC141591295 gene encoding BAG family molecular chaperone regulator 3-like — MVRNVVKNMSVVGVAMLSTSTNSNSKTTLKLSSMEKEKEKEKEGEWEKRPGGMLVQKRTDDVAVVSVKCIRVRVAYGSARYEISISSQATFGELKKLLTVQSGLHYWEQRITYKGKEKEDKQFLDICGVKDRSKLILTEDPCSREKRLLEMHKNDKLQRAQRAIAEVASEVDSLADLVSGIEKSVGNGVKVAEVRISTLIELLMRQAVKLDSIISAGIEVSALNNLQGKRVQKCVETLDMLKISNASLKPVVVTAKWETFDPSPTTTTTTSHYWNLLD, encoded by the exons ATGGTTAGGAATGTGGTGAAGAATATGAGTGTTGTTGGAGTAGCCATGCTTAGTACATCAACTAATAGCAACTCCAAAACGACGTTGAAATTGTCGTCtatggagaaggagaaggagaaggagaaggagggtGAATGGGAGAAAAGACCGGGTGGTATGTTAGTCCAGAAAAGGACTGACGATGTGGCTGTCGTCTCGGTCAAATGTATTCGGGTTCGGGTTGCTTACGGTTCGGCTCGGTATGAGATCTCTATTAGCTCTCAGGCAACTTTTG GGGAGCTTAAGAAGCTGTTAACAGTACAAAGTGGATTGCATTACTGGGAGCAGAGAATAACATACAAAGGAAAAGAGAAAGAAGATAAACAATTCTTGGACATTTGTGGTGTAAAAGATAGATCAAAACTTATCCTTACGGAAGATCCTTGCAGTAGAGAGAAGAGATTGTTAGAGATGCATAAGAACGATAAACTTCAACGCGCTCAACGTGCCATTGCTGAAGTTGCCTCTGAAGTCGATTCCTTGGCTGATCTG GTTTCTGGCATCGAGAAATCAGTAGGGAACGGAGTTAAGGTGGCAGAGGTTCGGATATCAACATTGATTGAACTGCTGATGAGACAAGCAGTTAAACTAGATAGCATTATTTCTGCAGGAATTGAGGTTTCAGCTCTAAACAATTTGCAG GGTAAAAGAGTGCAGAAATGTGTGGAAACACTTGACATGCTGAAAATATCGAATGCTAGTCTGAAGCCTGTGGTAGTTACTGCAAAATGGGAGACTTTTGATCCttctcccaccaccaccaccaccacaagtCACTATTGGAACCTCTTGGATTAA
- the LOC141592724 gene encoding protein BREAST CANCER SUSCEPTIBILITY 1 homolog, whose translation MANISYLEKLCRELNCPICLSLLESAVSLTCNHVFCNSCIYKSMKSGSNCPVCKVPFQRREVRPAPHMDNLVNIYKSMEVASGIPLPAQDESTSKLDALRKTDGDLNPIKGSTDEEVPLTKSHHQKGETSKRSKSKAKNSARSRGKSSFSMNKRIQVPESPSTDTPLRQAKEELEKNQRSKKVVNKIVRPPSEQPLSIGNESAGLAPFFWLRDDDAEKSSQHTDEYQLTCTPANIPSFSDIKDSDDDLPAKISPKAPIRKCVNVELFDSEMFEWTQRPCSPELCLSPSKMQVEDQDACDGMLENGLELPSTAADIDQEVTAKQLDNISPHEKSDKFKPNSWHGSIDHSQNESKNPQKRGTKGSKRNQNKRQKINVDKHSKTDGGSNSTNGDTEQGQKSKNNSAHGSSKAVGVSKSRSFQSPDILLSDNADGVDVSNLYAFLEGERGPSELNTFDIARGNSKRIKKSHQSDLVKTSRQKQKLSKADINGEVIASQDKRSGVSTSKSNSLHEKSVGEPSSFSERSSLKTKRSIEQVKSKIEETTGTKNNLQEKMADATKSVLMKTGKGHLDTDMPTLRKCNASSTQCAFCLKTEETKASGEMLHYVQGKRVPASHSGETVIHSHKNCTEWAPNVYFEGDIAVNLEEELARSRRIKCSLCGMKGAALGCYEKSCRKSFHVPCAKKLRECRWDTEHFVILCSLHVSSKLPCEMSISQVPQVKSGKYNVNGKLLHEQPQISVKCSNSRWSCGRSSEKLVLCGSALSTEEKEAVSELAKSSGVALSANWNPTVTHVIASTIENGACKRTFKVLKGILEGKWILSIKWVQACMKASKLVEETPYEITCDIYGIQNGPYLGRLRLLNKEPKLFSGFKFYLTGDFEPSYMRYLQDLATTAGGTILHRKPIAEDTEISASCSSVTSTLIIYAELADKCQPSRKHLTLERRRSDAEALASSSGARVAHDTWLFHCIAGHKLLDL comes from the exons ATGGCGAATATTTCTTATCTCGAGAAATTATGCCGAGAACTCAACTGCCCCATCTG CTTAAGTTTGCTGGAATCTGCTGTATCACTAACTTGTAACCATGTTTTCTGCAA TTCGTGTATTTATAAATCTATGAAATCTGGATCAAATTGTCCGGTTTGCAAAGTGCCATTTCAACGCCGAG AAGTTCGGCCTGCACCACACATGGACAACCTAGTGAACATATACAAAAGCATGGAAGTTGCTTCAGGAATTCCCCTACCTGCGCAAGATGAATCCACAAGCAAACTAG ATGCTCTAAGAAAGACTGATGGTGACCTAAATCCAATCAAGGGGAGTACTGATGAAGAAGTCCCATTGACGAAAAGTCATCATCAAAAGGGAGAAACTTCCAAAAGGTCTAAATCAAAAGCAAAGAATTCAGCTCGCAGTCGTGGAAAATCTTCATTCTCCATGAATAAAAGGATTCAGGTGCCAGAGTCTCCAAGCACTGACACTCCACTTAGACAAGCAAAAGAAGAACTTGAGAAAAATCAGAGAAGCAAAAAAGTTGTAAACAAAATTGTGAGGCCACCCAGTGAGCAGCCACTTTCAATTGGAAACGAAAGCGCTGGCCTTGCACCTTTTTTTTGGTTGCGTGATGATGATGCAGAAAAGTCGAGCCAGCATACTGACGAGTATCAGTTGACATGCACCCCTGCAAATATTCCTTCTTTTAGTGATATTAAGGATTCAGACGATGATCTACCCGCCAAGATATCACCAAAA GCACCGATCAGAAAATGTGTTAATGTTGAGCTTTTTGACAGTGAGATGTTTGAATGGACACAAAGACCATGTTCTCCTGAACTTTGCCTAAGTCCATCAAAGATGCAG GTTGAGGACCAGGACGCATGTGATGGAATGTTAGAAAATGGACTTGAATTACCCTCAACTGCTGCTGATATAGACCAAGAAGTCACTGCAAAGCAGTTGGACAACATTAGTCCCCATGAAAAGAGCGATAAATTCAAACCTAACTCTTGGCATGGAAGCATCGATCATAGCCAAAATGAATCTAAAAATCCTCAGAAAAGAGGAACTAAAGGAAGCAAAAGAAACCAAAATAAGCGTCAAAAGATAAACGTGGACAAACATTCAAAGACAGATGGTGGTTCTAATTCAACCAATGGTgacactgagcaaggtcagaaATCTAAAAATAATTCTGCTCATGGCAGTTCAAAGGCAGTAGGTGTTTCAAAATCAAGATCATTTCAATCACCAGACATATTGCTGTCAGATAATGCTGATGGGGTGGATGTCTCCAATTTGTATGCCTTCTTAGAAGGTGAAAGAGGCCCTAGTGAGCTGAACACTTTCGATATTGCAAGAGGTAATTCCAAGAGAATCAAGAAAAGTCATCAAAGCGACCTGGTTAAAACAAGTAGGCAGAAGCAAAAACTATCCAAGGCTGATATTAATGGTGAAGTAATTGCTTCTCAAGATAAAAGGAGTGGAGTGTCAACTTCCAAGTCCAATTCATTGCATGAAAAGTCTGTCGGAGAACCAAGCAGTTTTAGTGAGAGGTCAAGTCTGAAAACGAAAAGATCCATTGAACAGGTTAAATCTAAGATTGAAGAAACAACTGGTACCAAAAATAATTTACAAGAAAAAATGGCTGATGCGACCAAAAGCGTTCTCATGAAGACTGGAAAGGGTCATCTTGATACAGACATGCCAACTTTGCGAAAATGTAATGCCAGTTCCACACAGTGTGCTTTCTGTCTTAAAACTGAAGAAACGAAG GCTTCTGGTGAGATGCTTCATTATGTTCAAGGCAAGCGAGTTCCAGCATCTCATAGTGGAGAGACTGTTATTCATTCACACAAAAATTGCACTGAGTG GGCTCCAAATGTTTATTTTGAAGGTGATATTGCTGTCAACCTTGAAGAGGAATTGGCAAGAAGCCGCAGAATTAAGTGCTCTTTGTGTGGTATGAAAGGAGCTGCTCTGGGCTGCTATGAAAAGAGTTGCCGCAAAAGTTTCCATGTCCCTTGTGCCAAAAAGCTTCGAGAATGTCGATGGGATACC GAACATTTTGTCATATTATGCTCTCTTCACGTCTCATCAAAGTTGCCCTGTGAAATGTCCATATCTCAAGTGCCTCAAGTTAAAAGTGGAAAATACAATGTTAATGG TAAACTTCTCCATGAACAGCCACAAATTTCTGTCAAATGTTCAAATAGTAGATGGAGCTGTGGTCGGTCATCCGAGAAACTAGTTCTCTGTGGTTCGGCTCTGTCGACTGAGGAAAAG GAAGCTGTTTCCGAGCTCGCCAAATCATCTGGAGTTGCTTTATCAGCTAATTGGAATCCAACTGTGACCCACGTTATTGCATCGACAATCGAAAATGGAGCATGTAAAAGAACCTTCAAAGTTCTAAAAGGAATCCTTGAAGGGAAATGGATTTTGAGCATCAAAT GGGTTCAGGCTTGCATGAAGGCTTCAAAACTAGTCGAAGAGACTCCCTATGAAATCACCTGTGACATCTATGGCATACAGAATGGTCCTTATCTAGGAAGATTAAGGCTTCTAAACAAG GAACCAAAGCTCTTTTCCGGGTTCAAGTTCTATTTAACAGGCGATTTTGAGCCTTCATATATGAGGTATTTACAAGATCTTGCTACTACTGCTGGAGGAACTATACTTCACCGGAAGCCCATTGCAGAAGACACTGAGATATCTGCATCCTGTTCTTCAGTGACATCAACTCTTATTATTTATGCTGAGCTTGCTGACAAGTGCCAACCCAGCAGAAAGCATTTGACACTAGAGCGCAGGCGATCTGATGCAGAAGCTCTCGCGAGTTCAAGTGGAGCGAGAGTGGCACACGACACATGGCTGTTCCATTGCATAGCTGGCCATAAGCTGCTAGATTTGTGA
- the LOC141591296 gene encoding pentatricopeptide repeat-containing protein At4g21065 → MLMLKQFKPKFLKPFSPSFFCTKTLTENTQKPLILKQCIALLQSSASSTYKLKQIHAFSIKHGVPLNHPHFTKHLIFFAVSLSKTMLYAQKVFDQVHAPNIFAWNTMIKGYASSENPRPAISLYSEMKVKNIEVDTHTYPFLLKGISKLLDVVLGEMVHCDVVKNGYDSLVFVQNGLVHFYAVCAKPESAHKVFEEMRVRNLVTWNSVINGFALNGRFDDVLRFYRDMGDEGVKPDGFTIVTLLCACAELGALALGSRVHDYMFKVGLTENLHAMNALLDFYAKCGRVRDAERIFDGMRERSVVSWNSLVVGLAVNGRGNEALEVFKKMEKEGFMPTEITLVGVLYACSHCGMVDEGFDYFNEMTERYGIVPKIEHYGCMVDLLCRAGKVRQAYEFIQNMSLKPNAIIWRTLLGACAIHGDLALAEVSRDKLLELDPKHSGDYVLLSNLYASENRWKDVHQLRATMVKDGVKKPPGFSQVELRNRVHEFVMGDRSHPQDKEIYEMLSEITKLLRLEGYVPHTKNVLADIQEEEKETALSYHSEKIAIAFMLINTLPRTPITVIKNLRVCPDCHVAIKLISKIFDREIVVRDRSRFHHFKDGSCSCKDYW, encoded by the coding sequence ATGCTTATGCTTAAGCAATTCAAACCAAAATTTCTTAAACCCTTTTCCCCCTCATTTTTCTGCACTAAAACCCTAACAGAAAACACACAAAAACCCTTGATTCTTAAACAATGCATTGCACTTTTACAATCATCTGCATCTTCAACCTACAAACTCAAACAAATCCATGCTTTTTCCATCAAACATGGTGTACCATTAAACCACCCACATTTCACCAAACACCTTATATTTTTCGCGGTTTCGCTGTCGAAAACTATGCTCTATGCCCAGAAGGTATTTGATCAAGTCCACGCCCCCAACATTTTTGCATGGAATACTATGATTAAAGGGTATGCATCAAGTGAAAACCCTAGACCAGCTATTAGTTTATATAGTGAAATGAAGGTAAAAAATATTGAGGTTGATAcacatacttacccttttcttttgAAGGGAATTTCTAAGTTATTGGATGTTGTATTGGGTGAAATGGTGCATTGTGATGTTGTGAAAAATGGGTATGATTCATTAGTGTTTGTGCAAAATGGGTTGGTTCATTTTTACGCAGTTTGCGCGAAACCTGAGAGTGCACATAAGGTGTTTGAGGAAATGCGTGTGAGAAATCTCGTGACTTGGAACTCTGTGATTAATGGGTTTGCTCTTAATGGGAGATTTGATGATGTTCTCAGGTTTTATAGGGATATGGGTGATGAGGGTGTGAAGCCTGATGGTTTTACGATTGTGACGTTGTTGTGTGCTTGTGCTGAGCTTGGGGCGTTGGCGTTAGGTAGTAGGGTACATGATTATATGTTTAAGGTTGGTTTGACGGAGAATTTGCATGCGATGAATGCGTTATTAGATTTTTACGCGAAATGTGGGAGGGTTAGAGATGCGGAGAGGATTTTTGATGGTATGAGGGAGAGAAGTGTGGTGTCGTGGAATTCTTTGGTTGTTGGGTTGGCTGTAAATGGGCGCGGAAATGAAGCGCTTGAGGTTTTTAAGAAGATGGAGAAGGAAGGATTCATGCCAACTGAGATTACCTTAGTCGGGGTCTTGTATGCTTGTAGTCATTGTGGGATGGTCGATGAGGGATTCGATTATTTCAATGAGATGACGGAGAGATATGGAATTGTGCCTAAGATTGAGCACTATGGTTGTATGGTAGATTTGCTATGCAGAGCGGGGAAGGTAAGGCAAGCATATGAATTCATTCAAAATATGTCGTTGAAGCCGAATGCTATTATATGGAGGACGTTATTGGGTGCATGCGCAATACACGGGGATTTAGCTCTGGCCGAAGTTTCAAGGGATAAACTGTTGGAATTAGATCCTAAGCATAGTGGAGATTATGTGCTCCTTTCAAATCTTTATGCATCTGAGAATCGATGGAAAGATGTTCACCAATTGAGGGCTACTATGGTGAAGGACGGTGTTAAAAAGCCACCGGGATTTAGCCAAGTTGAGCTTAGAAATCGTGTACACGAGTTTGTAATGGGAGATCGATCACATCCACAAGACAAAGAAATCTATGAAATGCTAAGTGAAATCACAAAGTTGCTGAGATTAGAAGGCTATGTGCCTCACACGAAAAATGTGCTTGCTGACATACAAGAGGAAGAGAAGGAGACCGCTTTGAGTTATCACAGCGAGAAAATTGCTATCGCTTTTATGCTCATCAATACATTGCCAAGAACCCCAATTACAGTTATAAAGAACTTGAGAGTTTGCCCTGATTGCCATGTCGCGATAAAACTAATATCCAAGATTTTTGATCGTGAGATAGTAGTCAGGGATCGTAGTCGTTTTCATCATTTTAAAGACGGTTCTTGCTCTTGTAAAGATTACTGGTAA
- the LOC141590592 gene encoding putative nucleoredoxin 1, which translates to MIFVEPEEFNDFLTMMGKDYFFPNIPLLLPDEDNDAEREEYFPSKLNGISRYRIVVQYPDVIHNNVTNFDYSNFDVVSFLSTDKRDYLIRNDKDYNGNGNYNQVKVASLSDKKWIMVCCFACPLFSISSYSLELRAVSSVCSELYECYGDSFEMVLVFKMTEGFLYDESAFRHQLSGFHSSCLAVPFFDSVSSDCICRSLGFSGTGKGIFCCVDERKVIWHKDLGYFNTYGVDAFPFTDEANRIVFEKERKISWNDVSLENLLCHPSFLYKNPRSSGGIIEVTTIDLLKEKLVGVYLCMNGDFIPELHEIYECCKAANKVFEIVVVYMPFMKKTCNPQLFQAFINHALETRKISWWVLPFESWVSRRLSRLIPILEDELIIVGKGFVDPYCAYVVQKFGMPAYPFSRKLMFKKEIERISKVGLASLLVYEDIDYVLRKDNSKVPVASLVGKNIFIFVDFDSGHIDKNVGSPFFCYYSDIKGTLLSYYPEMKARDPELEVIYVGSYATLVCTSSEIPWLVCPYDSNHFGIFAKKIFVEGIRVSTLVAIKKDGMVGSIQAHKHLSSHGSQAFPFNGSQLRIEVMREFELRYPRLEFGYM; encoded by the coding sequence ATGATATTCGTTGAACCAGAGGAATTTAACGACTTTCTTACTATGATGGGGAAAGACTACTTCTTTCCCAATATCCCACTCCTCCTACCAGACGAAGACAATGATGCTGAGCGGGAAGAATATTTTCCATCAAAATTAAATGGCATCTCAAGATACCGAATTGTAGTACAGTATCCTGATGTAATCCACAACAATGTTACCAATTTCGATTATAGTAATTTTGATGTGGTTTCCTTTCTGTCAACTGATAAAAGGGATTACCTGATTCGTAATGACAAGGATTATAATGGTAATGGTAATTACAATCAAGTTAAAGTTGCGAGCCTTAGTGATAAGAAATGGATTATGGTTTGTTGTTTTGCCTGCCCTCTTTTCTCTATTAGCTCTTATTCATTGGAGTTGCGAGCTGTTTCAAGTGTCTGTTCTGAACTGTATGAATGCTATGGTGATTCTTTCGAGATGGTATTAGTTTTCAAGATGACTGAGGGTTTTTTATATGACGAGTCAGCTTTCAGGCACCAATTGTCGGGTTTTCATTCGTCCTGTCTTGCAGTTCCCTTTTTTGACTCAGTGTCTTCAGACTGTATATGTCGTTCCCTCGGATTTTCTGGTACAGGGAAAGGCATCTTTTGTTGTGTGGATGAAAGGAAGGTTATCTGGCATAAAGATTTAGGTTATTTTAACACATATGGAGTCGATGCCTTTCCCTTTACTGATGAAGCTAACCGAATAgtttttgaaaaagaaagaaaaatatccTGGAACGATGTATCCCTTGAGAACCTATTATGTCACCCATCCTTTCTTTATAAGAATCCGCGGAGTTCTGGTGGGATAATTGAGGTTACGACTATTGACCTACTTAAAGAGAAGCTCGTTGGAGTGTACTTATGCATGAATGGGGATTTCATACCTGAGCTTCATGAGATATATGAGTGTTGTAAAGCCGCTAACAAGGTATTTGAGATTGTGGTAGTGTATATGCCTTTCATGAAAAAAACCTGTAATCCGCAGCTGTTCCAGGCGTTCATTAATCACGCTCTTGAAACACGGAAGATATCATGGTGGGTCTTGCCCTTTGAAAGCTGGGTAAGTCGGAGACTCTCACGACTCATACCGATCCTTGAAGATGAGTTGATCATTGTTGGAAAAGGATTTGTAGATCCCTATTGTGCATATGTTGTACAAAAATTTGGAATGCCTGCGTATCCCTTCTCGAGGAAGCTCATGTTCAAGAAGGAGATAGAAAGGATAAGCAAAGTCGGTTTAGCTTCTTTGTTGGTTTACGAGGATATTGACTATGTTCTCCGGAAGGATAATTCCAAGGTACCTGTGGCCTCGCTTGTAGGCAAGAATATTTTCATTTTTGTCGACTTTGATTCAGGGCATATTGATAAAAACGTGGGCAGTCCATTTTTCTGTTATTATTCGGATATCAAGGGAACGCTTTTGAGTTATTATCCGGAAATGAAGGCAAGAGATCCCGAGTTAGAAGTTATTTATGTTGGCTCTTATGCAACATTGGTTTGTACTAGTTCTGAAATACCATGGTTGGTATGCCCTTACGACAGTAATCACTTTGGTATTTTCGCCAAGAAAATATTTGTCGAGGGTATAAGGGTTAGCACCCTTGTTGCAATTAAGAAAGATGGGATGGTCGGTTCCATACAAGCTCACAAGCATCTATCTTCACACGGCAGCCAGGCTTTCCCATTCAACGGTAGTCAATTAAGGATAGAGGTGATGCGTGAATTCGAACTTAGATATCCTCGGTTAGAATTTGGTTATATGTAG